One genomic window of Arvicola amphibius chromosome 4, mArvAmp1.2, whole genome shotgun sequence includes the following:
- the LOC119813482 gene encoding olfactory receptor 1019-like, protein MSNHTRVTHFILMGFSDSPQLRLVVIPFFLLVYTFGLLGNISIIAAVMRDSRLHSPMYFFLKNLSLLDMCYTSATIPKAVVMSFTGSGLISYLECVAQLYMFVTLCATECFLLTAMAYDRFLAILRPLLYGTIMSHKCRVELVVTAWVSGAVYSAFHTFNTFSLPYCGPNVVEHFFCDIPPVMRLSCTDYHLSEEVGFAVSSCIIMSAFALTVLSYVGIVYTVVHIPSVDGRWKAFSTCSSHLTTVVLLYGTGSFVYLRPASRYSPTQGRLASIFYSVLTPSLNPVVYCLRNKDMKFALQKLYCRRKY, encoded by the coding sequence ATGTCCAATCACACGAGAGTGACTCACTTCATCCTCATGGGCTTCTCAGATTCCCCACAGCTGAGGTTGGTGGTCATCCCGTTTTTCTTGCTTGTTTACACATTTGGGCTCCTGGGGAACATCTCCATCATCGCAGCTGTGATGAGAGACAGTAGGCTCCActcccccatgtacttcttcctgaaGAATTTATCCCTCCTGGACATGTGCTACACTTCAGCCACCATCCCCAAGGCAGTGGTTATGTCCTTCACAGGCTCGGGGCTCATCTCCTATCTCGAGTGTGTAGCACAGCTTTATATGTTTGTCACGCTGTGTGCTACTGAATGCTTCCTGCTCACGGCCATGGCTTATGACCGGTTCCTGGCCATCCTCAGACCACTGCTCTATGGAACCATCATGAGCCACAAATGTCGTGTTGAGCTGGTGGTCACTGCCTGGGTGAGTGGAGCCGTCTACTCAGCCTTCCACACTTTCAACACCTTCTCCCTCCCCTACTGCGGACCCAATgttgttgaacatttcttctGTGACATCCCTCCAGTCATGAGGCTGTCCTGCACTGATTACCATCTCAGTGAGGAGGTGGGCTTCGCTGTCAGCAGCTGCATCATCATGAGCGCCTTTGCCCTCACGGTCCTCTCCTATGTGGGCATCGTGTACACAGTTGTCCACATCCCCTCAGTGGATGGCAGGTGGAAGGCCTTTTCCACCTGCTCCTCTCACCTGACCACAGTCGTCTTGCTTTATGGAACTGGAAGCTTCGTATACCTGAGGCCTGCCTCTCGCTACTCCCCGACCCAGGGTCGCCTGGCATCTATTTTCTACTCTGTCCTCACTCCGTCTTTGAATCCAGTGGTCTATTGTCTGAGGAACAAAGATATGAAGTTTGCTCTGCAGAAACTTTATTGCAGAAGAAAATACTGA